The Apium graveolens cultivar Ventura chromosome 10, ASM990537v1, whole genome shotgun sequence nucleotide sequence caatCAGCTTAACATTACAAACAATTCTTCCAAAATACAGTCCACTGTCTTGGATGCCCTCTGCTATGAAGCATACAAAACGGAAGAAACTACATAATAGCCCTTGGAAAACCGAATCAGCATCACCAGTACTCAGCCGACGCAACAAAATAGGCGAGAATGTTGATACTAACATGTACTACCTTACATAGACAAATTACTACTACTGCAACTAAGGGAACTAAGCTCGGTATGCATTACTACTTTCATTTACAAAAGTCCCATTTACTGTTAGCTATCTTCGGCGCTTCACTGCGGAGACGCCTCCTCGTACACCATGTCTTGCTCCTCAAACTTCACCTTCACCAGAAACCTTATACTAACCTGATGTTGCAAGGGAGATTTCATTCAATGTTTCACATTCTATGAAATAACAACCCCTGGGTTGCAAAAATGCATAAATATTTACCTGTTGAGGATCATAAACAGCGTACTCATTGTACTCAAGGACACTATCTTTGTGTTCTGATGGGACCAAGCGACCACAAGGCACCTTCACATCACCCTCCCACATCAAGTGTTCTGATTCTTCTGTTTTCTTCCTTCCCAGCCCCAGCACTCCAAGCTTTTTCTCCCCGTAAGATTTGGTCTCCTGCATTTGTGATACATTATTATAATTTGTGCATAACCACTCGGAACGATAACATGGATGAATTATATATTTAGATATTACCTCCGGTGGAGTTGTGACTTCTACAACCTTCTCTCCCAACGAAGCAACTGCCAGAACCAAGACACCCTCTGGCCTATCCACGGCAGTAAAACCATATCTTGCAGCTTCAGCTGCAGCATCAGAGCATACAATTGCTTTCCCAAACTACAACACAGGCAATTTTTTTATGATCAACTGGGAACTGAACAAGGTGATTTTTTTTCGACAACTTATTAGGAAGCTGCCTTACCATGTATCCAGGAACTGGAAGCTGGCAAACGGCTGGCAAAAAACCTTTGTTCAAATGACGCATCAGATTTGAGCTCCGTGTACCTTGCAGAATGCAGAACAGACAGATCGATTATACCTCAAAGTTTAAGCCCCAAAAAGTTGAAAAACATTATGATCATAGACAACCACCAAGTAACTATAGCTTACCACACCAAAGAAGAACTTTGTTTGGCAGCTTCTTGATCTCTTGCAGAGATGGGCCAGCACTCACTTCAACTGCAAATATGTTCTCAACTGATGCAGAGTAACTCTGAGGCATAATAATAAAAGGTCGGGCTAGGATCAAAATAAGCTTAACAAACACAAACAGAAATGAGAGAACAGTAGTAAGTTAGTCATACGATGTCTCCAACTTTAACAGGTTCATAAGTCTTTTCCAGATAATTCACTATCATCTTGTAGTCAGCTGAATCACTCTCCACGGGAAGTATTGCACAACCCAACTTCTTATAACACTCGGTAAGTGGATCATCAAGGGTAGAACCTCTCATGTTTCCTACAAGGTGTGAAGCTGTAACAATGTCTCTAACAGTCTCGAAAGCAGATGCAGCCTATGCCAAATAAAAAACAACTTCGATTAAACATCCCATTGTCACCAATAACATGCTAATTATGTTGTAAATTATCACATTGTAACAATTATATATTACATGGTCTGCCATATCTTGGAAGCTGTTGAAAATGAACGGTCTAGTGGAGTGCAGAAGGGTAAACCATCTCTGGCTAAAGTCAGACCACACAGCCATAGCTTTCTGCCCTTCCACCTTCATAGCTTTTATCTTTTCTACAAATTCAAGAAGGGTTTCTTCACCTGCCAAGATGATGGTAACGATCCTATGTGATTATAGAGATACAACACATTTATGTACATATATTTTATGCAAGAGAGCTTACATATCTGCAGGTGAACATCTGAAAGCATTCCCATTGGAAGATCAGGGGCATCCATTCCCATCTCCATTAGAGCATACCTGTAACAAATAGTGATGAAACTATTGCCAAAGTTGCAACCCGAACTCGAGCATGAATTGATGTAGGTAAGGGTACCGACCTGTATATCTCCTGACTGCATAATACTTTCATAAAGTTTGCGACCACTGGATCAAGTTTGCAGTGAGCAGCTGCTACTCCAAGCTGACGAAGCCCAAGACCACCATATCTAACATCATACCCATCAGCCTGTACCAAAAAGTACCACCAAATCACTCAAGATGGACATAACCTGAGTACCTAACAAGCACTCACAGTTTCAATATATCTTATGCACAATTTAGTCTGTAATAAAAATATCGAAGTATATACCATGTCAACCGGGAAAAACTTCCGAAGCTTCTTTTGGAACTTCTTTTCTCTCTCCCATGGCTCAAATTCGTTACCAGTCAGTTCCTCAAACAGCCTCTTAAAATCCGCAATAGCATCTTCAACATTTTCCCATTCTACAAGTTGCTCCTCTGCCCTGGCGTCATCACCAACATTTCCTTTCTTGTAATACAAGTGCAAATGCTTTTCTGGAACTGTGATCAGTTGCATAACACAGAACCTGCAAGTCCAAATTTACCCCAGTCACACGACCATAATTCCATAACCAACAGATTAAAAAATGGGATAGGAGCTATACTCGTTTAACTCTCTGCCTTTGTCGGAAAGCGAAAAGAGACAGTTGTACAATATCCCATCCTTCTGAAAGATCTTTCCACCAGCCTCTTCCAACTTGCTATCTTTGTACACTCCTCTCTTCCCATATATTTTTAACTGCACATACATCGCCAATATATTACAAAAGACTACattttgtaaatataaattaGCAAACATGGAAGGGAGGTAAACCTCTGCAGACATGGATTCAAGAGCTTCATTTTCAGGATCTTGTTTACTCCAGGGGATTCCTCTCCCCTCAACTGCAAGATCACTGGCAACGTCGTACGCATCCAAAGGAAGTGCTTCTTGTTTCTTGATACTATCAATTAACCAAGCTTCCGTAACCACAGGTATACCATTTTCCCTACACACAGAAATTAAGAAAACTAACCATTACCAACTTCAGATCCAGGAACACTTAACACAACGAACTCCAACAATAAAAAAACATTTATTCCCCATACTACATAGGGCTATAGTAACAGAAAAGATCTAATCCTAGTTCATTTAAGGAGTTAACATTAGAGAAAAGCTAATTCCGCCCATGTAAACATGAAAATGAACTTCAATTCATACACAGCTTCAGCCATTTTGGATGATCCTCCTCGTTCGCGATCAGTAGGGGCAACAATAAGACAGTTGACACCTATAACGTAACCAGTAGTTACCTCAGTACCAAACAAAACCACTCAACAAACTCACAAACTTGAATTGGTCTAATTTAGTGAGAGCTATTACCTAGTACAGAATTGGCCACCTTCCCTCCATGCTCTTCAATATCCCTCTTCCAACGTTGCTGAATAACttatcataattaattaaaaatatacaTGTAACAAATACTCTGTTACCATGTCAATAACAACAACACAGCACCTGTGTTTGGGAAAGTCGGCCGGATAAAGATATTGTCATCCCTGTAAACGGTTTTTCCGGAGCACCAAATGCTATGCTCTTGTTCCGGCTCTTTGGGTCTTTATGTTCCTTAAGCAACTAACATGACAACGAATACAATGCAATAAATATATCGACGAAACTCATAACCCAAGTAAATAAAAAGTATTCAAACATATGCTACAGATAATAACATGAGGTGCAAGTAGCTTTACATTGTAAGCTGGGGATTCTTTAATAGAATCTGGTAACACCAATTCTTCTTCTTTCCTTGAAGGTTCTCGCGTATTAAAAGTACACGTCGACCACTCGCTGTAAGCCCCAGTGCAGTAGTACTTGGTACGCCCACACTCAAGATCACCACCACAAATTGGACACTGATCAAGTGGCCCATAATACACCATATCCAAGCTGTACATATACAGAAATAAATAAACAAGACATTATCAAAAATTCGGGTAACCTACCTTCACAAATTTAAAATTAGTCCACAATTTTCAATACAAGATTAAACTAACCATCTTGGGACAACAGCATCATCGGAACCAGTCCATCCCCTTCCATTGGCTTCTAAGGTTTTACGCATTTGTTCAATAGAAAGATGATCACTAATTTCTTTACAGAACTTTTCAAACTCTGCAGCAATAGCCTCTCGTTCTAGTTTTCCATTCCTCTTATTTTCATTTCCATTATCAGATTTCGCCTTCTTATCGGAATGTTTTTCAGCAGTATCATGGGAAGTGGTATCTGTCTTGTGCTTTCTTCTTGTCATCTTTTGGTCTTCACCACCCGCGGCACTAGATCTTGTCTCGTGTACCTTATACATGCAAACAACATGTCAGCAAATTCGAACTACTAAACGCATCcattacaaaattaaaatagaaacgAGAAGTACATGACACACGCCTAGACTCGAACCCTCGAGCTTTTAGTAAAATTAGAAATATAGGAAGCACATACTGTACACTATACACATCACAAGACTCCAACTCTAGACCTCTTACTAAATTCGAATTCCGTTGACAAAACTCAAACCCAAACCCTCTTTGACCAAAAACCAAAATTTCAACTTCTTACCGTCGAACCCCCTTTACAAAACTCAAACCCTCATTGACCAAACACCAAATCTCAACCTTCTACCCTCAAACCCTCGTTGACCAGAAAATGCTTGAACTCGAACTTTCGACCTCTTGAGAATTACACAAATCCCATTGACCCCAAACCAAAAACCAACATGCAAAAGGTAGCCTTCATTTCCAATAGCATCCTCCTTTTTCTATAATCATAGATCTTTAACATGCAAAAGTTTTCAACCATTTTTCTACACAATTCAAACTCCCTCAAGACTTCATTGATATACTTTCACAAAACTAGTTACATATCTAAAACTAACAAAATTAAAATGTAAATTCACCAAGAACATGACATAGTAATCTTAAATATAGGCATGCAagaaaagatttaaaatatttactAACCTTCATAATTGATgtttagttcttgaaaactctttcTCACTCTCTTTGTTCTTGCAACAGCTTTTGTATTTGGGATAAGTATTACATAGCTGGTAATCCAAACAAGCTTTAAGTAAGGCTCATGGTAAGTGACACGTATTGCCGAGACTTAAGCGCAGTCCAACATGTGTGTTCATTTAAGAGCGACACGCGTCCAGGCCGTAAAAGCAATTACGTACCCCCTTGCTTTTGGCAAGTTTTATAAGAAAGAAAACATGGAAAACATTTcttaatttagaaaaataattttagagCTAATAATTTGGGGTTTTTTTAAAAACAATATAGCATTTTTaaagaatattttaaaaatactgttatttttaaatttaatttcaaaaatataattttttaaattttattttcaaaaatacgaTTTGCAAATTCTGCAAACAATTTTTAAtctattttttttttcaaaattgaTTTTAAGGTTATTCGGTTACAAACTTAAAAAGCAATCAGTGCAACtttaaaatcaaaatttgaaattaaattgcATAAGTAGATCTTACAAACCGTATTATATGAAACTACAAAATtgtaatttataaataataatatttttgaaaataagtttataaatataattatttaagtAATTTTCCTAATAATTTATCCTATCTACTCTCATATCACACAGTGTACTCTTACTCAATCTAATATTTCTTAGAACAAAAAAAATAATAGTAAAAATAGgtatataaaaattataatatttaaacgCTTTGAAATGTGCATAAAAAACCAAGCatttatataaaaaattgaggaattactttaatttattttcttgataaattaattttttatttccaataaaaaattatatatatatatataaatatttatataaaattaaaagtGTTAAAATTAAAGTTGTTTGTATAATATTTTTCACATCATCGTTGCGTAATTAAAATAAAACAATTAACCATAAGGCTAATTTTAGACATATATATCAGGGATGACACCATTGCCTCCTTTCCCAGAGTTCGGGATACAGGACATCATGACTCGTGAGGGCTCAAGCTCAACATATGTATAATGATATTCCGTTAAGAATATTTTAATAagattaaaataataatttttattatgtcTTAACGCTGTGCAAGATATCTGCCGTATCTTAtaattatttgaatgattttttTTTTCGGGAAtatgtgattttttttttactttaaAAGATGAGCAGTACAGTACTTTACAATTAATTGCAAGAATACAAGTCTACAACacttttataaattttgaaaaataagaTAGATAAATTGGAATATATTACAATTGAATAATAATTATAGAGGAACCAAATTGATACcgaaaatgatttttaaatatcaaGTTACCAATAATAAAATTTGTTATCAAATAAAATTAACCATTTACTACAAATCAATAAACCCCTACATTCACATAAAATTCatcaataaaaatattataaatgaTCAAATCACCAATACAAACGGAATTTTGGTATTAAATTTAACACCCTCACTACTCTAATTTGTCACAAGACTGCAACCACTTTTTTTTGGTATTTTCTTTGTTAAGGAGACGGTGGGATTTTGAATTTTCAGATTGTGCGGACTTTAAGCTTGTCAGACCAAGTCTAATGCAATGTTATTTTGGTGCTATTACTATATTAACTCAATTCCAAAGAGAGTCATATTTAGATGCAAATATGTATTTTTGTTTCTATATTTGAAATCAAGGATTCTTATCACATCATCTATTACTATAAAGGGAAAGTATCAAAACAATATTAAATTAGGTAATAAAAATTAAAAGATTTACGAAAATTTGAAAATAGTTATGAAATTAGTTTTAGAGAACAACTTTTATTTTAAcaccaaaaaataatttttgattCCATATTATAGCAAGTACCTATTTTACATTTAAGTTTGGACTTTCTCTTACATGtagggctgtcaaaaaaattcaaaaaatccgatatttatccgaaaaatccgcattcgtatccgaaataaagtggatattatccgtattcgacacaaagcggatattatccgtattcgaatccgacgattgcggatacggatacggatataagcatattcgtatccgataatatccgaatccgaataaatatattttatatttaaatatttaaataatttaaaaatatattatattaaatttatagtgtgtttatgtatacacacacatacacatatatatatatatatattaaatattatgtttatacaaattttatagacatatagaaAAAAATCATTTGAGTTCAACAATTTAAAAAATACGTTTAtattgaaaagaaaaataaaattaatttttgaaaaatttaaaatataattaaatcactttatcacttattttaatttttaaaaatgaatttttatttttaactatatttttttttattttttttcaattttttcaatttttaatataaaataaaaaaatctgaTTGAAAATCATATTCGGATCCAGATAGTATCCGTCGGATCCGGATTcagatattattctttaaatatttccGGATTCGGATACGGATACGGATACGAATTTTCGGATTCGGATCCAGATCCGGATATAGGCAgatccgtatccgaattatccgttttACAGCCCTACTTACGTGAACACCCTTACCTACGGAATGACCAAACtgataataaatttaataaaataaaggcaTCTCTTCTTGGATATGGATTGACGAGGTGTTTATGGTTCAATCAGCAATTGCTATAAACAAGAGTATGGTCGCCAGTttcaaaaatcaaaattaatCCTTCAAGATACAGATTAGTTATTTATCATTAAGTTAAAAATTTATAGAAATAAGGGGCTActcaaataaaaattaatttagaatagaaactaaaaaccaaataattttttaaaaaaacactaattcgaaatataacacatatgatatgcaaatcgatcgttgagagatgtagaaaaatacagtgaaattggatttaaaaaaaaaattacagtgggaaatatcaaattaaaaacggaggggaaaagctgAAATTGAGTGTGGGAGGGTGCAGGGTAGTTGGGTGGTGTGATTTAGGGGAGACCATTAGATTGGGTAGATCTAATGGCTTAAATTAGTTctaagtttctattttaattttagtttgtatttgatcatttctcatgagaataataaatttgaataatatttatgttaattaaaatattttaataatatttaatttaaaaaagttatagtaaatcagattttaaagttaaataaataaataatttttaaaaaattatccaGGTTTTTGAAAAAGCAGAGATTGGGCTGGTGTTTACTGTTCTCATAATATTCCAGGCTCCGATGTACAATTATTTACAATAAGGACCGGTTATGCTAGGCCTATTAGTCGTGGGCTGGACTTTCATCATACTAAACTAGCCGGGCTTGTAATTTTTAGATTTTAAGTTGAATTACATTTCTCAACTTGTTTATTTAAATCTCGACTCTAATTAACAAAGTTCTACTTGACTTCTTGAGTCTAAATTTTAACTTGTCTCTTACGGTGATAATCAATATTTTTTTACTCCCTCCTTTCATGGTttgattttgttgattttgactaaaattaatttatatcatataattaaatttattttataagaGTGCATCATTGAAAATTACCGATAATCTATTTTATTATGTAATTTTCAGgttttttaatataataaataaataagttgTAATTTTTCATTAAAACTTGATCAATTTAATCATCAAAAAATTAAATTTGACAACTTAAAAGGGACAAAATAAGTATTTTACAAGTATAAATAAAATGATATCATCGCATACAGCATAAATAATTAGCCTGACACTTagttctttttattttccttttttttgGGAAAAAACATATTTGAAATCTAATAATTTTTTgaagtttttttaaaaattatgatttATTATTTACTATGGCCAAAATATGTTTGTTTCATTTTTTACTTTggaaaaaattcaattttttccTTTCAAAATAGGAGTTTGCAAGAAAATACAACTTGGTGTAGTTAAATGAAACCTCAAATGAAATAAAAGCAActcaaattatgaaaaaattaaaaaagaagTCGCATCTGCTTGGTTTTGTTTGGAAACACTTTTTTTACAATaataaataaatcatatatagtAAATACAAAaaagatttttgaaaaaatatcaTTTTGATAATTTCTCTAATTTTTCGAGTAGCTTGGCTAGACCTAGAGCTTGTCTTTATTAAACCAGAACCCGTTGATCAAAAGGTTCAAGATTTGCACGAGACTCAAATTTTTATCCTAACAGCTTAAATCCCCCGTGTTGCACgggttaattaattttaaaattttctttatTCAATTATAGaataatttaatatatttatatatataataattataaatttatgttaaaaataaaaaattagaaataaGATATGGTCATAGTTTAGTACGATAAAATTCGGTCATAGTTAATTTACGGGATAAAAATACTATATTCAGTAGTTTCATAtgtatataatattattttattttatttttaataatcaaaaAAAGGGAATAACAGGATTGTAGTTAATTTACGGGATAAGGAGACTATATGCTGTAGTTTTATATGTATATaacattatttttttatttaataattaaaataggGAAATAACCGTTAAACCAAAATAAATCCcgattattatattataatattttaataataacgTTAAACCAAAATAAAGCTCATTTCAGTTATTATATTAGAGTATAAATATGGAACATGCATGTATGTCTTTGTAAGTAAATACTACATTAATATACAGTTCCTAAATAGACATATAGGAGTAACTATTACTGGAAAGGCCACACTGCATACTCAGGTTTTACATGTTCATGAAAGCTGCCCTAGCTAGTAAGATAGCTTCATCAACTGAAAAAACATTAAAAATGTAGGAAATTTTATTCCATAAATAAAAATTCATGGCAAATAATGCTTGCTTCCAGTAGTACAAAACAGTACTGATGAGTAAAAAGTACTAATAAGGATAGTTTCTTTAACTGCTTTTTACCCAGAAAGAATGGTCTAAGCCTGTTTACATTTGCCTGCACGCAGTAGTATTTTTATACGAATCCAAAGAGAGAGTAATAAAGATTAGAACTAAAGTATATACACATCTCAAACTGTACTGTTGTTGCACATCATGCATGCATGCATACCATACTAAACTAGATAGTACATATTGCTAGCTACTTATAAAGTTTATCTTAAACATATCATTTTCCTGCATGGGTCTCACTACTAGGCTTTCTATATTTTGACAAATGTCTGTATCTTAACCCTAGGCCTCCCACACTCAAATTTAAATTGCATCCCCCATATATTTTCTGGATTCCGTTTCATAGCAAACGCAGTCGTGTGTTATATATATAGACTCGATTAAAAATGTACAGATTGGATAAGTGTTCAAACATAGCAATGTTTTGAAAATTTTACATATATATGTATAGAAAAGTCTCGCCAATTATCACATCCGTTTGTCCTCGACCTTCACTCATGTCCCTGCATTACTGAAGTACTCATTTTTAGTTCTAAAATAAAGACACATTAATAGGTGAACGAATCATTTATAAGGCCATGCATATGTAAACAAAATACTATCTCATCTTGAATAAAGAAATGTGCTCAAGCTTTGCTCAGTGATCAATAATTGGTCAAGATCGATAAGTAGAGTTTGAATGGCCTTTGACAGGGCCAACTCTATTAATCTAGTTGTGAGGACTTACTGATATAGCTACAGAAAGGTACTGCATGTGTTTTGCTCTTCCAACGTTAATTAGCTACCTATGCTCATATTCTATCTTTAGCCAAAATAGCGGTCCGTACTGCTGCACCAGTACATTTCAAAATTATCTATTatgataataattatttattgtgCCCCGGGGAACCCTCCGCCAACTgttaaaatttatgaaaatattaatgtaaaattttgaaaaatataaaaaGTTTTGGTTCCGTCTCCCAAAATTATATTTATGGTTCCGCTCTTGCTCCAGTCATATATAAAAATCATTGTAAATATCAAAAGTTTGGATGCAGTCCATCTAGCGCCGTAAAACTACTGCTTTTTAGTTTGATCGGAGTAGTCCATTCCATCTCAACTCAAGTTGCAGTAATTTTGAAAATTACTCGACATCGTTTTTCATTCAAGTGgaaaaaatttaatattttctGCAATTCAGGAGAATATTTTCACGTCCACACTTTAATTGTCATTCAAATAACAGTCTTAGTTGAGATTCTTTCAGAATGTTGGACTAGAATACCAAAATAAAACTCATTTTAGGGGTTTGATTAATGACTGTATGGTATAATTATGTTGAGAAATCTAGTTAGTTCATGTAGAGGGCATTTTAGTATTTTATACTAGTTCAGTCTGGGTAGTTTGGCAACTTCACTTGTTAGAGTTAGTTAGAAAGTTACAGCTGCATAGTTCCAGTACATCTTGTATATAAATACTATGtgtacttcttttttattttaagtGATTAACAATGAGAACTTTTTCTCTGTTTCTGCtcaacatatacatacatatatgaTCTACACAATTctacatggtatcagagcatttTTTCTGCAAATTCATCATCTCCGATTTATCTTCATCGTCTTCATCTCTATCAGGTGTTATCTGTCCTTATCAGTATCAGTTCAGTATTGTATTTGCCATAATTTTCTGCAATTGAAAAGTATCGTAAAAGATTATCATGTCAATTCATGTCTATTGTTATATGAACTCCGAGACTGATTTCGAGATCATTTCTCCTCGTATTGCGATTAATTAGTTTTTCATAATTGTTTGCAATAGTTTCTGATCGAGATCTTGAATAAGTTTCGTTTAGATCCTTTAGATCATTTCACAATAGTTTCATTGTGCTTCTCTCGATATTGTGATCTTTCTCTTTGAGTcaccttgatatcttcaattTTTCTGTAAGAATCTGTTCTTGTACTCCATTTGTTTGTGAAATTGTCACTGAAGATTTTTCCAGTTATGACAACACAACTTGAGATAAACAATTCTACACATCAAACAAATACCAATACGTTTGGTCAAGATACTCAATATACACCAGATGATTATCAAACTATTACACTTGATTCCAGTCATCCTTTGTACCTACATCCCTCTGATCATCCAGGTCAAATACTTGTCAGTACTCTCTTGAACGGTGATAATTTCAATGAATGGAAAAGGTCTATCTCTCTTGCTTTGTCTGCCAAAAATAAGTTTGGTATAGTTTCAGGATAATCTAAGAAACCTAGTGAAAATTCACTATATGTTGATCACTGGAAGAGGTGTAATGACATGATCATCACTTGGTTTCTCAATATAATTATTCCTGAAATCCGATCCAGTCTGGTGTACATTGCTCTTGCTTCAGATGTTTGGACTGATCTTCATAATCGGTTTACTCAGATCAATGGACCTAGAGTTTTTGAGTTAAAGAAAGCTTTATCTGCTCTTACTCAGGAAACCTTGTCAGTTTTTGCGTATTGCACAAAGTTTAAAGTTCTGTGGGATGATATGGCAAATCTATCAAACATTCCCAAATGCACTTGTCCTTGCACTTGTATTGCAAAA carries:
- the LOC141689508 gene encoding protein ADP-ribosyltransferase PARP3, translating into MKVHETRSSAAGGEDQKMTRRKHKTDTTSHDTAEKHSDKKAKSDNGNENKRNGKLEREAIAAEFEKFCKEISDHLSIEQMRKTLEANGRGWTGSDDAVVPRCLDMVYYGPLDQCPICGGDLECGRTKYYCTGAYSEWSTCTFNTREPSRKEEELVLPDSIKESPAYNLLKEHKDPKSRNKSIAFGAPEKPFTGMTISLSGRLSQTQQRWKRDIEEHGGKVANSVLGVNCLIVAPTDRERGGSSKMAEAVENGIPVVTEAWLIDSIKKQEALPLDAYDVASDLAVEGRGIPWSKQDPENEALESMSAELKIYGKRGVYKDSKLEEAGGKIFQKDGILYNCLFSLSDKGRELNEFCVMQLITVPEKHLHLYYKKGNVGDDARAEEQLVEWENVEDAIADFKRLFEELTGNEFEPWEREKKFQKKLRKFFPVDMADGYDVRYGGLGLRQLGVAAAHCKLDPVVANFMKVLCSQEIYRYALMEMGMDAPDLPMGMLSDVHLQICEETLLEFVEKIKAMKVEGQKAMAVWSDFSQRWFTLLHSTRPFIFNSFQDMADHAASAFETVRDIVTASHLVGNMRGSTLDDPLTECYKKLGCAILPVESDSADYKMIVNYLEKTYEPVKVGDISYSASVENIFAVEVSAGPSLQEIKKLPNKVLLWCGTRSSNLMRHLNKGFLPAVCQLPVPGYMFGKAIVCSDAAAEAARYGFTAVDRPEGVLVLAVASLGEKVVEVTTPPEETKSYGEKKLGVLGLGRKKTEESEHLMWEGDVKVPCGRLVPSEHKDSVLEYNEYAVYDPQQVSIRFLVKVKFEEQDMVYEEASPQ